The following are encoded together in the Desulfitobacterium chlororespirans DSM 11544 genome:
- a CDS encoding MFS transporter — translation MNRTYISEVIDQLGVSKYTYTMYILVGIALLFDGFDYMIVAYTMPQMAAEWGLPKVQTGSLTSWSLIGLIIGGLTAGIISDRIGRKKTLSIFVAMYSLLTLPIYFVHSFEVFAMLRILSGIGLGACIPITVTMMTESAPTHKRGFFTSSIMAFYISGWVVAGIVAITIVPVFGWRVCYLLGGIPALYSLVLWFKMKESPYWLLSKGREKEAIDVVKTIEIAARGKAGEWPLGRLITPPAPPKVGVSMIFSKNYRKATLANWTIYFMGSVLIYGISGWLPTLLVESGFGVVKGYSFAVLQNIFAIIGAMSIGFFADIIGRRLNVSLSWFFTAVFAILLGFATTQWQVILFIIIVGFLMNGALSSTQPLLTESYPTEFRSTGVAWAQAFGRLGGFSGPIAAGFIQQMGAGFTGLFIFFAIPSFIAAAVAFFFVVETKDKAIEKIVSANV, via the coding sequence GTGAATAGAACCTATATATCCGAGGTCATAGATCAATTAGGCGTCTCAAAATACACTTACACAATGTATATTCTGGTCGGGATTGCCCTGCTTTTTGATGGATTTGATTATATGATCGTGGCTTATACCATGCCTCAGATGGCGGCTGAATGGGGACTGCCCAAAGTCCAAACGGGAAGTCTGACCTCATGGAGCCTGATCGGCTTGATCATTGGGGGATTGACTGCGGGTATTATCTCCGATCGTATCGGCAGGAAAAAAACCCTGTCCATCTTTGTGGCCATGTATTCTCTGCTGACGCTGCCTATTTATTTTGTACATAGCTTTGAAGTGTTTGCGATGTTGAGAATATTAAGCGGTATCGGTCTGGGGGCATGTATTCCTATTACGGTGACCATGATGACAGAGAGCGCGCCAACCCATAAAAGAGGTTTTTTCACCTCATCGATTATGGCCTTTTATATCTCCGGTTGGGTGGTAGCGGGTATCGTAGCCATCACCATTGTTCCGGTCTTTGGATGGCGGGTTTGTTACCTGCTCGGAGGAATACCAGCCCTCTATTCTTTGGTTTTATGGTTCAAAATGAAAGAGTCCCCTTATTGGCTTCTGAGCAAAGGCCGCGAAAAAGAGGCCATTGATGTCGTCAAAACCATCGAAATCGCCGCAAGAGGAAAAGCCGGCGAATGGCCTCTTGGACGGTTAATCACTCCGCCTGCTCCCCCTAAAGTAGGGGTAAGTATGATTTTTTCCAAAAACTATCGTAAAGCCACCCTTGCCAATTGGACAATTTACTTTATGGGATCAGTGCTAATCTATGGAATTTCCGGCTGGCTGCCCACTTTGCTGGTTGAATCCGGTTTTGGAGTAGTGAAGGGATACTCATTTGCCGTATTACAAAATATTTTTGCGATAATCGGTGCAATGAGCATTGGGTTTTTTGCCGATATTATTGGCCGCAGGTTAAATGTTTCCTTAAGCTGGTTCTTTACGGCGGTCTTCGCCATTCTTTTAGGCTTTGCGACCACCCAATGGCAGGTTATTTTGTTTATCATTATTGTCGGCTTCTTAATGAACGGAGCCTTAAGCTCGACCCAGCCCTTGTTGACGGAATCGTATCCGACGGAGTTTAGAAGCACTGGTGTGGCGTGGGCCCAGGCCTTCGGACGTTTGGGAGGGTTTTCAGGACCCATCGCGGCGGGGTTTATCCAACAGATGGGGGCAGGGTTTACAGGTCTATTTATATTTTTTGCGATTCCCTCCTTTATTGCCGCTGCAGTAGCTTTTTTCTTCGTCGTTGAAACCAAGGATAAAGCTATCGAAAAAATTGTGAGTGCCAATGTTTAA
- a CDS encoding sigma-54-dependent Fis family transcriptional regulator, translated as MFGKIVLTSPDKKTTRLLEKIRKEYNFEIDAYEATFDDAVELIRGKVAHREHWDPIIATGGATLGLLRDNLGRMPWVNIFPTEYDLVIALEQAKKTKKTIGLFNPGQIDTEAIKAVCSAIQIDAHIYRYNSWKEVLVQVEKAYQDGVEVAIGAGEKISSAVERKNIQYVSVTSGEYTIRRAFKYAQLLVDLKRNEKVSHECIKTMADSTHEGMIHLNENRILVNFNANAAKFFGLHEKDVIGKSVQDLSGCPSLAALLKDFDQKLNFLHHTPKGTILVNKVPILHNHQFRGIMINFKEANQEEWEKMRATGTKGLVAKHHFRDIINNNSKMSEVITMAMRYADTDCNVLIKGETGTGKELISQSIHNGHRQRSRKPFVAVNCASLDGSLLNSELFGYSEGAFTGASKGGKPGLFEIAHGGTLFLDEIDKMKKDVQANLLRVLQEKEIRRIGSDQVVSVDVRIIAASNEDLLDLVRKGEFREDLYYRLNVLKLTLPPLRERRGDIPHLVRVYLQKYTEKYHKMNIELSAAVLDKISHCEWYGNIRQLNHFIERCVVLCDDGNDLPEIILMMLEEEFSTRPTLHASEEEEQDNDTINVRIRSLEEMNAEIVHRVKAKTKISNGELALMMGISRPTLLKMLKSGR; from the coding sequence ATGTTCGGAAAAATCGTCTTGACATCCCCAGATAAGAAAACGACTAGATTATTGGAAAAGATTAGAAAGGAATATAACTTCGAAATTGATGCTTATGAAGCAACCTTTGATGATGCGGTAGAGCTCATTCGGGGTAAAGTGGCTCATCGGGAGCATTGGGATCCGATCATTGCCACCGGTGGCGCAACCCTTGGGTTGCTCCGGGACAATTTGGGAAGAATGCCTTGGGTAAATATTTTTCCAACCGAGTATGACTTGGTTATAGCTCTTGAACAGGCAAAGAAAACGAAAAAAACCATAGGGCTGTTTAATCCTGGACAAATTGATACCGAAGCGATCAAAGCCGTTTGTTCAGCGATACAGATTGACGCGCACATCTATCGATATAACAGTTGGAAGGAAGTGCTGGTTCAGGTTGAAAAGGCCTATCAGGATGGAGTAGAAGTAGCCATTGGGGCCGGAGAAAAGATTTCATCAGCTGTAGAGAGGAAAAATATTCAATATGTATCGGTAACGAGCGGTGAATATACGATTAGAAGAGCCTTTAAATATGCTCAGTTACTTGTGGATCTTAAGCGTAATGAGAAGGTCTCCCACGAATGCATCAAGACAATGGCCGATTCTACCCACGAAGGGATGATTCATTTAAATGAGAATCGGATATTGGTCAATTTTAATGCCAATGCAGCAAAGTTTTTTGGACTCCATGAGAAAGATGTGATAGGAAAATCTGTCCAGGATCTGAGCGGCTGTCCAAGCTTGGCAGCTCTGTTAAAGGATTTTGATCAGAAGCTGAATTTCCTGCACCATACTCCGAAGGGAACGATTTTGGTTAATAAAGTTCCGATTCTTCACAATCACCAATTCAGGGGCATTATGATTAATTTTAAAGAGGCTAATCAGGAAGAATGGGAAAAAATGAGAGCAACCGGGACCAAGGGATTGGTGGCCAAACATCATTTTAGAGACATCATCAACAACAACAGTAAAATGTCTGAAGTAATAACTATGGCCATGAGATATGCTGATACAGACTGCAATGTACTGATCAAAGGAGAAACCGGAACCGGCAAGGAGCTTATCTCCCAAAGCATTCATAATGGACACCGCCAACGCTCCCGTAAGCCTTTTGTGGCGGTCAATTGTGCTTCATTGGATGGCAGCCTATTGAATAGTGAGCTTTTCGGCTACAGTGAAGGGGCCTTCACGGGCGCAAGTAAGGGCGGAAAACCGGGGCTATTCGAAATAGCTCATGGTGGAACCCTGTTTTTGGATGAAATAGATAAAATGAAAAAGGATGTTCAAGCAAATCTTCTAAGGGTTCTCCAGGAGAAGGAAATTCGCAGAATCGGCAGCGATCAGGTTGTTTCTGTGGATGTACGCATCATAGCCGCTTCCAATGAGGATCTCCTGGATCTGGTCAGAAAAGGAGAATTTAGAGAAGATCTGTATTATCGTTTAAACGTCTTGAAACTAACCCTGCCCCCTCTTCGAGAAAGAAGGGGGGATATACCTCACCTCGTCAGAGTCTATCTGCAAAAGTACACCGAAAAGTATCATAAAATGAATATTGAGCTGTCTGCGGCTGTTCTTGATAAAATATCCCATTGCGAATGGTATGGAAATATACGACAGTTGAATCATTTTATAGAAAGGTGCGTTGTTCTGTGTGACGACGGAAATGATTTGCCCGAGATTATCTTAATGATGCTGGAAGAAGAATTCTCGACCCGGCCCACACTGCACGCCAGCGAGGAGGAAGAACAAGACAATGACACCATTAATGTGCGGATACGGTCCTTAGAGGAAATGAATGCAGAAATTGTTCATAGAGTAAAGGCGAAGACAAAAATCTCCAACGGTGAACTCGCATTAATGATGGGGATTAGCCGGCCCACACTGCTTAAAATGCTGAAAAGTGGCAGGTGA
- a CDS encoding ribonuclease J: MPKEHKVQIIPLGGLGEIGKNMTVIRYDNQMIVIDAGLAFPEDEMLGIDIVIPDYSYLLEHKDMVQGILVTHGHEDHIGALPYLLKDLDAPIFATRLTLGLIQSKLKEGNLDNIKATVVRPRDTVKLGVFKVEFLSVNHSIPDAVALAIHTPLGTIVHTGDFKVDHTPVMGEKIDIHKFAELGDKGVLCLMSDSTNVERPGFTMSERSVGHMFEEAFNSAKDRIIIASFATNVHRLQQVITAAHHTNRKVAVVGRSMVNTVAIASELGYLDIPEDTLVDVDEVVNLPGNQACILTTGSQGEPMSALTRMAMSDHRRIEIQPGDTVIISANPIPGNEKSVSKTIDLLFKLGANVIYESYQGMHVSGHASQEELKLMLNMIRPQYFIPVHGEYRMLIKHAKLAEQMGISRENTFVADNGTIVEFTRHGASIAGKVPAGKVLIDGLGVGDVGNIVLRDRKQLSQDGILIVVMTISRSSGAIVAGPDVVTRGFVYVRESESMLEEAKDKVRQTMNRLRENHVTEWAVLKGQVRETLSKHFYEKTRRRPMILPIIQEVE, translated from the coding sequence TTGCCAAAAGAACATAAGGTTCAGATCATACCTTTAGGCGGATTAGGCGAGATCGGTAAAAATATGACCGTGATTCGTTACGATAATCAAATGATCGTTATAGATGCGGGATTGGCATTTCCCGAAGATGAGATGCTGGGGATAGACATAGTTATACCAGATTATTCTTATCTGCTGGAACATAAGGACATGGTTCAAGGGATTCTAGTCACTCATGGTCATGAAGACCATATTGGTGCACTGCCTTATCTCCTCAAAGACTTGGATGCTCCTATTTTTGCTACACGATTAACCTTAGGACTCATTCAATCCAAATTAAAAGAAGGAAATCTCGATAATATCAAGGCCACAGTGGTCCGTCCCAGAGATACGGTTAAACTTGGAGTTTTTAAAGTTGAGTTCCTGAGTGTGAATCACAGTATTCCAGATGCAGTGGCACTGGCGATCCATACTCCTCTGGGTACTATTGTTCATACTGGGGATTTCAAAGTGGATCATACTCCTGTCATGGGTGAAAAGATTGATATTCATAAGTTCGCTGAACTGGGCGATAAAGGGGTCCTTTGCCTGATGTCCGACAGTACCAATGTGGAACGGCCTGGTTTTACCATGTCTGAACGCAGCGTGGGACACATGTTCGAGGAAGCATTTAATAGTGCCAAAGACAGAATCATCATTGCCAGCTTTGCAACCAATGTCCACAGACTTCAGCAAGTGATTACGGCAGCGCACCATACTAACCGCAAGGTTGCTGTGGTCGGCCGGAGTATGGTCAACACAGTAGCCATAGCCTCTGAATTAGGGTATTTAGATATACCGGAGGATACTTTGGTTGATGTGGATGAAGTGGTGAACTTGCCGGGCAATCAAGCTTGTATTCTAACGACAGGCAGTCAGGGTGAGCCCATGTCGGCTCTGACCCGGATGGCTATGAGCGATCACCGGCGTATTGAAATTCAGCCCGGCGATACAGTGATCATATCTGCCAATCCTATCCCCGGTAATGAAAAATCAGTATCAAAAACCATCGACCTCTTGTTTAAGCTCGGTGCCAATGTGATCTATGAATCTTACCAGGGTATGCACGTTTCCGGGCACGCCAGCCAGGAAGAGCTTAAGCTCATGCTTAATATGATTCGTCCTCAGTATTTCATTCCTGTTCATGGTGAGTACCGTATGCTTATTAAGCATGCTAAACTGGCCGAGCAAATGGGAATTTCCAGAGAGAACACTTTTGTTGCTGATAATGGCACAATTGTTGAGTTCACTCGCCATGGAGCGAGTATAGCGGGAAAAGTTCCCGCTGGGAAAGTGCTGATTGATGGACTTGGTGTTGGCGATGTCGGCAATATTGTTCTAAGAGATCGGAAACAACTCTCTCAAGATGGCATTTTAATCGTGGTTATGACGATTAGCCGCAGCTCCGGCGCTATTGTGGCAGGCCCTGATGTAGTAACACGTGGCTTTGTCTATGTACGGGAATCGGAATCCATGCTCGAAGAAGCAAAAGATAAAGTAAGACAAACCATGAACCGCCTCAGGGAGAATCATGTTACAGAATGGGCTGTACTAAAGGGACAAGTTCGAGAAACCTTAAGCAAGCATTTCTATGAGAAAACCCGGAGGCGCCCCATGATTCTGCCGATTATTCAGGAAGTAGAATAA
- the dapA gene encoding 4-hydroxy-tetrahydrodipicolinate synthase — protein MALNRIMTAMVTPFNDKMEVNYPEAEKLAHYLIEHGNDGIVVCGTTGESPTVSAEEKIELFRTVKKAVGSRATVIAGIGSNTTDGSINLARQAEKTGVDGLMAVVPYYNKPSQEGLYQHFRAIAEAISLPLMVYNIPGRTSINLLPETVLRLSEIPNITSIKEAAGSMDQVSEMRRILPEDFLIYSGDDSLTLPMLALGCDGIISVAAHVVGDEIKQLVDAWFNGEPQTALQWHLKLMPMFKGVFVTTNPVPVKYLLKKAGIDAGGVKLPLVCATPEEEAFLDDLYQKIKG, from the coding sequence ATGGCTTTGAATAGGATTATGACGGCAATGGTCACACCCTTTAATGACAAAATGGAAGTGAATTACCCGGAAGCCGAGAAATTAGCACATTATCTCATAGAGCATGGTAATGATGGAATCGTTGTTTGCGGTACCACCGGTGAATCTCCCACAGTATCGGCTGAAGAAAAGATTGAACTTTTCAGAACGGTCAAGAAGGCTGTAGGCAGCAGAGCAACGGTAATAGCCGGAATTGGCTCCAACACCACGGACGGGAGTATTAATTTAGCACGCCAAGCGGAGAAAACCGGAGTAGATGGGCTCATGGCTGTGGTCCCCTACTACAATAAACCTTCACAAGAAGGATTGTATCAACATTTTCGAGCTATCGCTGAAGCAATATCCCTGCCTTTGATGGTGTACAATATTCCGGGAAGAACATCCATTAATCTTCTTCCGGAAACGGTTCTGCGGCTAAGTGAAATCCCCAACATAACCTCCATTAAAGAAGCAGCCGGCTCCATGGATCAAGTCAGCGAAATGAGACGTATTTTACCGGAAGACTTTCTGATTTATAGCGGTGACGATTCTTTAACTTTGCCCATGCTGGCTTTAGGCTGTGACGGCATCATCAGTGTAGCGGCTCATGTGGTCGGTGATGAAATCAAACAATTGGTTGATGCCTGGTTTAATGGCGAACCACAGACTGCCCTGCAATGGCATCTAAAGCTCATGCCTATGTTCAAAGGAGTGTTTGTGACCACCAATCCGGTTCCTGTTAAATATCTTTTAAAGAAAGCAGGCATTGATGCAGGAGGAGTGAAACTCCCCTTAGTCTGTGCCACCCCGGAAGAAGAAGCCTTCTTGGATGATCTCTACCAAAAGATCAAGGGGTAG
- the dapG gene encoding aspartate kinase, with the protein MRVLVQKFGGTSVSSAERRAQVAAKVSEAVREGYSPVVVVSAIGRSGDPYATDTFINLVNGITLESPKREMDLLMSCGEIISGVVLTSTLKSMGLDAILLTGGQAGIITNDCYGDARIIRVEPKGILDHLSEGRVVVVTGFQGVTEDGQVTTLGRGGSDTTASALGVALNAEAIDIYTDVEGIMTADPRIVEDARILDVVTYNEICHLAHQGAKVIHPRAVEIAMQRNIPIWIKCTFSDARGTLVTSIQPDMGVGTDITGDRTITGIAHTPNVTQIQVPTHDVADVLQVDKQIFKGMALADISVDFISVQLESVLYTVPDEIAEKAMSILDNLGFKPTAVSGCAKVSIVGAGIAGVPGVMANMVEALSDAGVRILQSADSHTTIWVLVNKEDMVPAVQALHKKFLLGAC; encoded by the coding sequence GTGCGTGTTTTGGTCCAAAAGTTTGGGGGAACTTCAGTATCCAGTGCTGAACGTCGTGCCCAGGTTGCCGCAAAAGTCTCTGAAGCAGTGCGGGAAGGATATTCACCTGTTGTTGTAGTTTCCGCTATTGGACGCAGTGGGGATCCCTATGCGACAGATACCTTTATAAATCTGGTCAACGGCATTACCCTTGAATCACCCAAGCGGGAAATGGATCTTTTGATGAGCTGTGGGGAAATCATCTCCGGTGTGGTTTTGACCAGCACCCTAAAGAGCATGGGGCTTGATGCAATCCTGTTAACCGGTGGTCAAGCAGGAATTATAACCAATGATTGTTATGGAGACGCCCGCATCATTCGCGTAGAGCCGAAAGGGATCCTTGATCATCTAAGTGAGGGAAGGGTTGTTGTCGTTACCGGTTTTCAAGGAGTTACCGAAGATGGCCAGGTCACCACATTAGGTCGCGGGGGAAGTGATACCACAGCTTCAGCTCTGGGAGTTGCTTTAAATGCCGAGGCCATCGATATCTATACGGATGTGGAAGGAATTATGACTGCCGATCCGCGTATTGTTGAGGATGCCCGTATCTTAGATGTGGTAACCTATAATGAGATATGTCATTTGGCCCATCAAGGAGCCAAAGTGATTCATCCCCGTGCGGTGGAAATTGCTATGCAACGAAATATTCCCATTTGGATCAAATGTACATTTTCCGATGCCCGAGGGACTTTAGTAACAAGCATACAGCCCGACATGGGAGTGGGAACAGATATTACGGGAGACCGAACGATTACGGGGATTGCCCATACGCCCAATGTAACCCAGATTCAAGTACCCACTCATGATGTAGCCGATGTGCTGCAAGTCGATAAACAGATCTTTAAGGGAATGGCTTTGGCGGATATTAGTGTTGACTTTATAAGTGTTCAGTTGGAGAGTGTGCTTTACACCGTACCTGATGAAATAGCCGAAAAAGCTATGAGCATTCTCGATAATTTAGGATTTAAGCCTACAGCGGTCTCTGGATGTGCCAAAGTCTCCATCGTCGGAGCGGGTATCGCAGGAGTTCCCGGTGTGATGGCCAATATGGTGGAGGCCTTATCCGATGCGGGTGTCCGTATCTTGCAGTCAGCAGACTCTCACACAACTATATGGGTACTTGTCAATAAAGAGGATATGGTTCCGGCAGTGCAAGCACTCCACAAGAAGTTTCTGTTGGGTGCCTGTTAA
- a CDS encoding aspartate-semialdehyde dehydrogenase: MPNVAIVGATGAVGQEFLKILVERNFPVEELRLLATKRSAGKKVLWQGREIEVQETTHDSFKGIDIALFAGGSSSTEFAPSAVKSGAVVIDNSSAYRLDPKVPLVVPEVNPEDVKWHKGIIANPNCSTIIMAVALKPIFDLAGIKRVVVSTYQAVSGAGREGIEELEGQVRDWAQGEELKSQTFPYQIAFNLIPRIDVFQEGDYTKEEWKMVKETQKIFHVDTMPITATTVRVPVLRSHSESINIETERNVGLEEVKAAFQKAPGVIVEDNPAEDRYPMPWFTSDTDEVYVGRIRKDFSIENGINLWVVGDQIRKGAATNTIQIAELLL, encoded by the coding sequence ATGCCGAATGTTGCAATTGTTGGAGCTACAGGTGCGGTTGGACAAGAGTTCTTAAAAATCCTTGTGGAAAGGAATTTTCCTGTGGAGGAATTACGCTTATTAGCTACGAAACGTTCCGCAGGCAAAAAAGTCCTTTGGCAAGGCCGGGAAATTGAGGTTCAAGAAACTACCCATGATAGCTTTAAAGGCATCGATATAGCATTATTTGCCGGCGGATCATCCAGTACAGAGTTTGCTCCTTCCGCGGTTAAAAGTGGGGCTGTAGTGATTGATAACAGCAGTGCTTATCGCCTTGATCCCAAGGTCCCTCTGGTCGTACCCGAAGTCAATCCGGAAGATGTGAAATGGCATAAAGGGATCATCGCTAATCCTAACTGTTCAACGATTATTATGGCCGTCGCCTTGAAACCTATCTTTGACCTGGCAGGGATTAAGAGGGTGGTTGTGTCAACTTATCAGGCCGTCTCCGGAGCAGGACGCGAAGGGATTGAGGAATTGGAAGGCCAGGTTCGCGATTGGGCGCAAGGGGAAGAATTGAAGAGCCAGACCTTCCCGTATCAAATTGCCTTTAATCTGATTCCCAGAATTGATGTATTCCAGGAAGGGGATTACACCAAAGAAGAGTGGAAGATGGTTAAGGAGACCCAGAAGATCTTCCATGTGGACACGATGCCGATTACGGCAACCACAGTCCGGGTTCCTGTTTTAAGAAGCCATTCCGAGTCAATTAACATAGAAACAGAACGAAATGTCGGCTTGGAGGAGGTCAAGGCAGCCTTTCAAAAGGCTCCGGGAGTTATCGTTGAGGATAATCCGGCAGAAGATCGTTACCCCATGCCTTGGTTCACTTCAGACACCGATGAAGTCTATGTAGGACGTATCCGTAAAGATTTTTCCATTGAAAATGGGATCAATCTTTGGGTTGTTGGTGACCAAATTCGTAAGGGAGCCGCAACCAATACGATACAGATTGCCGAACTCTTATTATAG
- a CDS encoding dipicolinate synthase subunit B: MKLDGLKIGFAVTGSHCTLHEITEVMRKMVEEGADLTPIISYAVDTMDTRFGKAEDWKNKFEEITQKKVIQTIPDAEPIGPQKKFDCLLIAPCTGNTLAKLANGITDTPVLMAAKAHLRNQRPLVIAISTNDGLGLNARNIGTLLCTKNIFLVPFGQDSPATKANSLVAHMDKIPDTILMAYEGKQIQPILVDYH, encoded by the coding sequence ATGAAACTTGACGGGTTAAAGATTGGTTTTGCTGTAACGGGCTCACATTGCACCTTGCATGAAATCACTGAGGTCATGCGTAAGATGGTTGAAGAAGGAGCGGATTTAACGCCCATTATCTCTTATGCCGTAGATACCATGGACACACGATTTGGCAAAGCAGAGGACTGGAAGAACAAATTCGAAGAAATAACCCAGAAAAAGGTTATTCAGACCATCCCGGATGCTGAACCCATCGGGCCGCAGAAAAAATTTGACTGCCTGCTCATTGCGCCCTGTACAGGCAATACACTGGCAAAGCTGGCCAATGGTATTACCGACACTCCGGTGCTGATGGCGGCTAAAGCCCATCTTCGTAATCAGCGGCCTTTGGTGATAGCCATCTCAACCAATGATGGCCTGGGATTGAACGCACGGAATATCGGGACACTATTATGTACAAAAAATATATTTCTCGTTCCATTTGGGCAGGATAGCCCGGCTACAAAAGCGAATTCTTTAGTGGCGCATATGGATAAAATTCCGGATACAATTCTCATGGCTTATGAGGGAAAACAAATTCAGCCCATACTGGTTGATTATCACTAA
- the dpsA gene encoding dipicolinate synthase subunit DpsA produces the protein MSAGLTGIRVAVIGGDDREIYMIPELQKLGAYIVGVGFEKAPPIQGVTLLSSPLEAVEKADVLLFPMYGTDERGDVKAKYSDTPIVLNKELLKAVSPKVPLFIGWARPALKSAAEMLGIQIVETANLDQLAILNSIPSAEGAIQMAMEASPITIHGSESFVLGLGRCGWTLARTLKGMGAHVTGVARKAADLARALEMGLEAVHFADLDEKIGKAELIFNTVPHLILDKVMLEQVNQEAVIIDIASLPGGTDFEYAKAKGIKAMLAPGLPGKVAPKAAGKILAQVYPQLILRHLTTKNASLKF, from the coding sequence ATGAGTGCGGGTCTAACTGGAATTCGAGTAGCTGTAATTGGAGGGGATGACCGAGAGATTTATATGATTCCGGAGCTTCAAAAGCTAGGGGCCTACATAGTCGGGGTCGGATTTGAAAAAGCACCTCCAATCCAAGGGGTGACACTCCTTTCTTCACCGCTGGAAGCGGTAGAGAAGGCAGATGTTCTGCTTTTTCCAATGTACGGTACCGATGAACGTGGGGATGTCAAAGCTAAGTATTCCGATACGCCGATTGTGCTGAATAAGGAACTGTTAAAAGCTGTTTCGCCTAAGGTGCCGCTTTTTATCGGGTGGGCTCGTCCCGCCTTAAAATCAGCTGCAGAAATGCTGGGAATCCAGATTGTCGAAACGGCTAACCTTGATCAACTTGCTATTCTCAACTCGATCCCTTCAGCGGAAGGAGCTATCCAAATGGCCATGGAGGCCTCCCCCATCACCATCCACGGCAGTGAGAGCTTTGTGCTTGGCCTGGGGCGATGTGGCTGGACTCTTGCCCGGACCTTAAAAGGGATGGGGGCTCATGTTACCGGAGTAGCCCGGAAAGCGGCGGATCTGGCCAGGGCCTTGGAAATGGGTCTGGAGGCGGTTCATTTTGCTGATCTGGATGAAAAGATTGGGAAGGCGGAACTTATTTTCAATACAGTTCCTCACCTGATTCTGGACAAAGTCATGTTGGAACAGGTGAATCAGGAGGCTGTCATTATCGACATTGCTTCACTTCCCGGCGGCACGGATTTTGAATACGCCAAGGCTAAAGGCATCAAAGCAATGCTTGCTCCAGGTCTACCCGGTAAGGTTGCACCCAAGGCAGCAGGGAAAATTCTTGCTCAAGTCTACCCGCAACTTATTCTTCGCCACCTGACCACAAAGAATGCCTCTTTAAAGTTTTGA
- the dapB gene encoding 4-hydroxy-tetrahydrodipicolinate reductase: MKKIRVFVSGAGGKMGREVVRTILDQEDMQLVGASDARQQGRDIGEILAMAPLGIEITGPLEEAHLKETRADIMVDFTNPQSVLKNAKCALAAGVVPVLGTTGLDEADIAEIRDFVDQTKVGAFIAPNFAIGAILMMRFAQEAAKYFPNVEIIELHHDQKLDAPSGTALKTVEWISEVRKPLVQGHPNEYEKIKGSRGGDVDGIHIHSVRLPGFIAHQEVIFGGLGQALTIRHDALSRETYMPGIMLAIRKASQLSNLVIGLENFLE, encoded by the coding sequence ATGAAGAAAATTCGTGTTTTTGTTTCTGGAGCCGGAGGAAAAATGGGCAGGGAAGTAGTTCGTACTATCCTCGACCAGGAAGATATGCAGCTGGTTGGTGCTTCAGATGCACGTCAGCAAGGCAGGGATATAGGAGAGATTCTGGCCATGGCTCCCTTAGGGATTGAGATAACCGGCCCTCTGGAAGAAGCGCACCTTAAAGAGACCCGGGCAGACATTATGGTTGATTTTACCAATCCTCAATCTGTACTGAAAAACGCCAAATGTGCTTTGGCGGCCGGAGTTGTTCCGGTCTTAGGGACTACGGGCTTAGATGAAGCCGATATCGCGGAAATCCGGGATTTTGTGGATCAAACGAAGGTAGGAGCTTTTATTGCCCCGAATTTTGCCATAGGCGCAATACTCATGATGCGCTTTGCTCAGGAGGCTGCAAAGTATTTCCCTAATGTAGAGATTATTGAGCTGCATCATGACCAAAAGCTGGATGCACCTTCCGGAACGGCTCTCAAAACCGTAGAGTGGATATCAGAAGTAAGAAAACCCTTGGTACAGGGTCATCCTAATGAGTACGAAAAAATCAAGGGCTCACGGGGCGGTGATGTGGACGGAATTCATATTCATTCTGTTCGCTTGCCTGGATTTATAGCTCATCAGGAAGTCATTTTTGGTGGCCTCGGACAAGCTTTGACGATCCGGCATGATGCCCTTTCCCGGGAAACCTATATGCCTGGGATTATGCTGGCCATCCGCAAAGCAAGCCAACTCTCAAATTTGGTAATAGGACTAGAGAATTTCCTCGAATAG
- a CDS encoding YlmC/YmxH family sporulation protein yields MLLSDLAGKEIINLFDGAKLGLVGDADLAISASGAIEAIILTSRSGFSGLWGNNERDRDILVIPWEAIKKVGSEVIIVDMSSRTERINKYSV; encoded by the coding sequence ATGCTTCTTAGCGACTTAGCGGGTAAAGAAATTATCAATTTATTTGATGGAGCAAAATTGGGACTGGTGGGAGATGCAGATTTAGCTATCTCGGCAAGTGGAGCGATTGAAGCCATTATCCTTACTTCCCGCTCCGGCTTTTCAGGGCTTTGGGGAAATAACGAAAGAGATAGAGATATCTTGGTGATTCCGTGGGAAGCTATTAAAAAAGTAGGTTCGGAAGTCATTATTGTGGATATGAGTAGTAGAACAGAGCGTATTAATAAATATTCTGTTTGA